The following proteins are co-located in the Haliotis asinina isolate JCU_RB_2024 chromosome 13, JCU_Hal_asi_v2, whole genome shotgun sequence genome:
- the LOC137259501 gene encoding potassium voltage-gated channel protein Shaw-like: MEGKRIDEERVDPDENSEGSASEVCVPKFRKVIFNVGGTKFQTLRQTLNGCGRTKLSDELFLNAHYEEDECEFFFDKDPEMFRSVLNYARSGQLHLPATLCGPLIKDEMDFWGLSEIDIEPCCWAVYNNWTSTVNALEQLEKDRKQNVQHDLDDSASWYTKAKAKTWIFLTNHNSSIPAQVYGWVSLLFVMIAIFSFCAATHPLFKVPSTRRGANSTSGKAQETKTSDSQKFDEETEQHPVLFYIDIVCIAFFTAEYTLRFICAPKKLKFLLSPLSIIDLLAILPDYIEFIVYAASPDSAGETTFIINFMPLLRLMRALRIFRLIRHVPGLWIMFYTLKASFKDLSLMLVFLLVGMLLFSSLIYFAEDKEVFTSIPHGFWWSVVTMTTVGYGDMYPSSTLGYFVGTLTAVCGVLLIGFTIPALVNNFALYYQHAQFAIQKERLLKEQWNKDKEANDPKVS, encoded by the exons ATGGAAGGGAAACGTATTGACGAAGAACGGGTGGATCCAGACGAAAATTCCGAAGGTTCGGCGTCGGAGGTGTGTGTGCCGAAATTTAGAAAAGTGATTTTCAACGTTGGCGGGACAAAGTTTCAAACTCTTCGCCAGACGCTCAATGGATGCGGGCGCACAAAGCTGTCGGATGAACTGTTCCTTAACGCTCATTATGAAGAGGACGAATGTGAGTTTTTCTTTGATAAGGATCCAGAGATGTTTCGGTCGGTTTTGAACTACGCAAGGTCGGGTCAGCTCCATCTGCCAGCGACCCTCTGTGGTCCTTTGATTAAAGATGAAATGGACTTTTGGGGTTTGAGCGAGATTGACATCGAGCCTTGTTGCTGGGCTGTGTACAACAACTGGACATCAACGGTCAACGCTTTGGAACAGTTGGAGAAAGACCGGAAACAGAACGTACAACATGACCTTGACGACTCGGCGTCATGGTATACAAAGGCCAAGGCCAAGACATGGATCTTTCTTACAAATCATAATTCTTCTATTCCGGCCCAG GTTTATGGCTGGGTGTCCCTCCTCTTCGTGATGATTGCCATCTTTTCTTTCTGCGCTgcaactcacccactcttcaAAGTTCCGTCCACGCGCAGGGGCGCTAACAGCACTTCCGGAAAAGCACAAGAAACAAAGACTTCAGATTCCCAAAAGTTCGACGAGGAAACGGAACAGCACCCTGTTCTCTTCTACATCGATATTGTGTGCATTGCATTCTTCACAGCCGAATACACGTTGCGCTTTATCTGCGCTCCGAAAAAGCTGAAGTTCCTACTGTCTCCGCTCTCCATCATCGACCTCCTGGCTATACTCCCAGACTATATCGAGTTCATTGTATATGCAGCCAGCCCGGACTCCGCTGGAGAAACGACATTTATAATAAACTTCATGCCTCTCCTTCGGCTAATGCGTGCGCTTCGAATCTTTCGACTAATTCGACATGTTCCTGGCTTGTGGATAATGTTTTACACGCTGAAGGCGAGTTTCAAGGACTTGTCGCTAATGCTTGTGTTCCTACTGGTTGGGATGCTGCTGTTTTCATCCCTAATTTACTTCGCGGAAGATAAAGAGGTTTTCACCAGTATCCCACACGGATTTTGGTGGTCGGTTGTTACCATGACGACAGTGGGATATGGCGATATGTACCCCTCGAGTACCTTGGGGTATTTTGTTGGGACACTGACAGCAGTTTGTGGTGTTCTTCTGATTGGGTTTACGATTCCTGCTCTTGTTAACAATTTTGCTCTATATTACCAACATGCCCAGTTTGCCATTCAAAAAGAAAGACTTTTGAAAGAACAGTGGAACAAGGACAAGGAGGCCAATGATCCTAAAGTGTCATGA